The genomic stretch GTTGAAGAAGTTGAACAAGCTGTTGATGAAAAACTAGAGCTTGGTAAGCAAGAGGTTTCTATACAAGAGTCTCATGAGCAAGAGGTCTCTACAGATGGAGATACTCAAGATACTGAACAGACTACTGAAGAAATTGAGCAAACGTCTATAAAAACCGACAAACAATCTCCAAAAGCAAAAACTTCTAAATCCTCGACGCGTACGACTAAAAAGGCTTAAACTGTGAAGTCAAATAGCCATGCAAAGCAAGTTGAACGCTTTGCTGAAACTGTTAAAAATTATATCACGCGCTTAACAAGCATTTTAGCAGAGCCAAATACTGAAGTACGGCAAGCTTTTGACAGTTTCTTAGCAAAATTGCGTGATGATTTAAATAACACGACCACAGAAGGCGATGCGATTGAAATGCTTGCACAGCATATTATCATGCTTCCTGTGTTTAAAGTGTTGTTTGAAGAATATCAGTTTACTCGTGAAAATCCTGTGTCACGTGCTATACAACGTGTGCTTGATGCGCTTAAGAAAGCTAACTTTGAGCAAGAATCTAAAGATCTTGAAAGCTTTTACGCTGGTGTAAAATTACGGGCCAGTGGACTTACCGATCCACAAGAAAAGCAAAACTTGATTTTAGAGATTTACGAAAAATTTTTCCGTTATGCATTTCCACGCACTGCTCAAAAACTGGGTATTGTCTACACTCCTATTGAGGTTGTAGATTTTATTATTCACTCAGTCGATGAAGTATTACAAACTGAATTTGGCAAAACACTTGGTTCACCTGGTGTTAAGATTATGGACCCGTTTACGGGAACGGGAACTTTTATCACACGACTTTTACAATCTGGACTGATTAAAAAAGAGGAGATGGAATATAAGTTCCGTCATGAGATTTATGCCAATGAAATAGTACCATTAGCATACTATATCGCGGGTATTAATATTGAAGCCACATATCATAGCATTATGGGTGGAGATTATGTGCCATTTGAGGGGCTTTGTTTAACCGATACATTCCAGCTTTATGAGCAGGGAAAAGATCAGATGAGTGATTTGAATAAAGCAAAACAGTAAATGTCAGTCACGTCAGGAAAAACAAGATATTTGTGTCATTATTAGCAATCCTGCTTACCCCTTAGAATTGTTTCAACGGGTGATTACTGTAAGTTTAGAAACAATGAAAATTGTTCATAATCTTCCAAAATTGGAAATGAGAGAAGTCAAAGATACTCAAAAAACTCTACACTAAAAAGGATTAGGTTTTGGGGTTAAAGATCCATGCCAAGTGGTATCTGCAACAGGCAGAAAATACTTTTACGAGTCTTCAAGCTCCACGTCTTCATTGGGCTTTGCGTAATGCTATTAACACTACGGCAAAGCAGGTTGAGCGTTTTGCAGAAAAGAAAGTTGCAGAGGATGCTTCAATTCCACCAAAGCGTGTTAAGAAAGGTGTCTACATTAGCGGTAAAGCCACAGCTAAATTTCTTGAAGCGGATATCATTGGTTCAGCTTCTCTACTCCCTCTTAAGATTTTTAAGACAAGGGAAACGAAACGTGGCGTGATTTATAAAATCTTCGGCAAAAGAGAAGTCATGCCCCATGGTTTTATCCGAGGAGGGAAATTTCCAGAGCGTGTCGATTTAAAAATGGGCGGACATGTCTTTATGAGAACAAGTGGAGATAAGTTCCCCATTGCAAAACAAGACGGTACCTCGATTGCTTACGTCATGTCTAAACCAAAGGTCTCAAGTTCTATTGAACACCATGCCCGTGAGAGACTAACCAAAAATATACAGAGCCAAATTGCTCGGCAAGAATATATGGTTAATCAAAAGGTCCCACGCTCTTAAACCATACCAATTACATACAAAGCATATGATGATGATTTTAATGTTTCAAACCAAATTATCGGAAGAAAAGTTTTTAAAAGGTACTTTCCAGTGGGGTAGGTGTGTTGCGGGGCAATCAAGCGCAACATATCGCTAGCGACAGAATTTTCAAATAACTGTACATTGTACACATAACCTATTGATAAATAACAATTTATATGCGTGCATTGTACAATGTTTCTATTTTATAACGGGATAGTCTCTAAGCCATTTGTTTAAATTTATCTATTTTAGCAAATTCGTCAGCTTTTTCAGTTTGTAGTACATTAACATCGTAAGCAGCTTGCATGTTAAGCCAGAACTCAGCTGTGGTATCAAAAAAATAGGCCAATCTTAGCGCTGTATCAGGAGTTATAGGGCTATTTTCAGCAACAATACGCTCTATCCGGGTACGTGGAACATTCAATGCTTTAGCAAGAGCATAAGCAGAAAGGGCATATTCTTTTAAATATTCTTCCCGTAGAATTTCTCCGGGATGGATCGCTATGTAATTTTTCATCTCAAACTCCTACGAATCAATGATAATCTACAATTTCAACTTTATAAGCACCGTTAAAATGCCACTCAAAACAAATACGAAATTGGTCGTTGATACGGATAGAATATTGACCACGGCGATTACCTTTCAATGCTTCTAAGCGATTTCCCGGAGGGCTACGTAGATCTTTAAGATTAACTGCTTTATCGAGCATAAATAATTTTCTTTGAACTATACGCATCAAAGCCACTGGAAAACCTTTCGGTAGCTTACCTTCCATAAGGTCTTTACATCGCTTATCTGCAAAGGTTTCAATCATCAGGTCACTTTCATTCATTAATTTACGTATCATTACATGATACTAATTTAAAAGAAAAAATCAATAATAAAAAATATTCAATCACGGTAAAACATGAATAAAAAGAATAGAGAAGGATTGTCAGCTCGAGCGTTTGCAAAGAAGATGGGCGTTTATCCTAATGCAGTTGTTTCTCGTTTTAAGATGGGGAAATTTAATGACGCACTTTATGATGACGGTTCTATCAATGAAGAATTAGCCACAGCTCTATGGAATGAGAATCCCACCAAGCGAGCCTATGTTGTGGGCGATGATGGAAAAGTCTCGCACAAAGACAAAGCAGTCCTCTATAGAAGGAGCTAATGAATACGAGATAAAACTTAAGAGAATGCAAGTTGCACTGAAACCTCCACCATATTCAACGTCACTTTCTTTGCAGTCCCCGCATACACCCCCGTACCCTTTCCTTCTCCCACAATCGTCACCCTTGTTAACTCAGTACTTGTCACCGATCCGCCCACCTTCACCCCATAAGTTTTCGCAAAACTAATCGTCCCCTCCTTTATCTCTAATGTCCCACTTCCCGCATATACCCCCATTGCTACCCTTGAAATACGTACATCCTCCATCGTCATCATTTTCCCCGCCATTATTACCCCAATCCCCGTCGCCCCATTACTTCCCCCTCCCATAATCTTCGTCCCTGTCAAACTAACCGTCACATCCCCCCACACGCCTACCCCATACCCATTCTCCTTAAACTGAATCTCTGTCCCACTCACCGTCAACGTTCCAGTTCCTATCATATCTATCCCCGTTTGCACCTCTCTTATCCACCCTCCTGTGATTGTCACCGTTCCACCAGTCGCATTCACCCCCATTTGTACCTTTGAAATCTCCACCATATTCATCGTCACATTTCCCGTCCCCTCCGCAGTTACCCCCGTACCACCCCCATTTCCCGTAATCACCGTCCCCATCAACTCAGCCGTCACATTATTTTGTATCTTCACCCCATATCCATCCGTAAAACTAATTGTCGTCCCCCCATCCATCACCAATTTCTTACCCCCCTCCATATTTATCCCCCACTTCACTTCTTTTATCGACCCTCCTGTGATCGTCATTGTTCCCGTCCCCTTCTTCACCTCTACCCCCAATTGTACCTTTGAAATATCCACATTGGTCATCGTCACATTTCCCGTCCCCGCCGCAGTTATCCCCGTACCACCCCCATTTCCCTTAATCTGCGTCCCCTTCAACTCAGCACTTGTCGCCGTCCCCGACACCTTCACCCCCGTCCCCCCATTTGTAACCGTAATCGTCCCCATATTCATCACCAACTGCCCTGCCGCCGCATTCACCCCCGTTTGTACCTGTGAAATATTGACACTGGTCAACGTCATCGTCCCCGAGCTCCTCATCTCCACCCCCGTTCCACTTCCCGTAATCTTCACCTCTGTCAATTTAGCCGTC from Bartonella sp. WD16.2 encodes the following:
- a CDS encoding HigA family addiction module antitoxin, which produces MKNYIAIHPGEILREEYLKEYALSAYALAKALNVPRTRIERIVAENSPITPDTALRLAYFFDTTAEFWLNMQAAYDVNVLQTEKADEFAKIDKFKQMA
- a CDS encoding type II toxin-antitoxin system RelE/ParE family toxin, whose protein sequence is MIRKLMNESDLMIETFADKRCKDLMEGKLPKGFPVALMRIVQRKLFMLDKAVNLKDLRSPPGNRLEALKGNRRGQYSIRINDQFRICFEWHFNGAYKVEIVDYH